The Mytilus galloprovincialis chromosome 2, xbMytGall1.hap1.1, whole genome shotgun sequence genome has a window encoding:
- the LOC143061974 gene encoding uncharacterized protein LOC143061974, with the protein MLAVPTSKPLPLKNTFHRLLVYKTKKMEYARTIPLKIGLKVEHKGQDYIIINHFNQKQSVVQYIIRNISSGQTKRVFRHEICDVSVTSMFARLTDATIYQFEQESSQSDDELSNFAEGVSEPVEEPQPRLEPEPEEEPQPRLEPEQASEQPEQALEPELALDPEPPLKKPRFKEMPSREHIDMLAQARVEETTKQQTDWGVRLFRGWLTENQYSDKFEELESSILNERLCFFYPSLQTKKGTDYSKSALVGIRAAISRHLTSPPYNRNVNLMKDNAFMTSNHVITGMIKTLKRAGKDVTVHKKPVAEGDIQRLYSSGVFNTDSPATLQNKVFWDLMLNFGRRGQEGLNSLTKSSFGKFKDDRDHTYYKMTYNEANKTHHGVDSHENRQEVRMYEKSGDENCPVASFDFYVSKLSPKCNALFQQPLLYPKPNCWYANQAMGKNKLSQMMPRISNEAGLSYRYTNHCIKATVGTGLKRAGVDDLTIMSVTGHRNIKSLESYVAGPSDAQRRALSSTLQGVATASNSNVWNATTALC; encoded by the exons ATGTTGGCTGTTCCAACTTCAAaacccctccctctgaaaaacacGTTTCATCGTCTgcttgtttacaaaacaaaaaaaatggagTATGCGAGGACAATCCCGTTAAAAATTGGACTCAAGGTAGAACACAAAGGACAAGACTACATAATAATTAACCATTTCAATCAGAAACAATCTGTTGTACAATACATAATAAGGAATATTTCATCAGGTCAAACAAAACGTGTATTCAGACACGAGATATGTGATGTATCAGTTACGTCAATGTTTGCCAGACTAACTGATGCCACAATATACCAGTTCGAGCAAGAGAGCTCGCAATCAGATGATGAGCTTTCAAATTTTGCTGAAGGAGTTTCTGAACCTGTAGAAGAACCACAACCAAGGTTAGAACCTGAACCTGAAGAAGAACCACAACCAAGGTTAGAACCAGAACAAGCTTCAGAACAACCAGAACAAGCTTTAGAACCAGAACTAGCTTTAGACCCGGAACCACCCCTAAAGAAACCAAGGTTCAAAGAAATGCCAAGCAGAGAGCACATAGATATGTTGGCTCAGGCCAGAGTAGAAGAGACAACTAAGCAACAAACTGATTGGGGAGTGCGCCTTTTCAGAG GATGGTTGACAGAAAACCAATACAGTGACAAGTTTGAGGAACTTGAAAGCTCCATATTAAATGAGAGATTATGCTTTTTCTATCCAAGCCTGCAAACAAAAAAAGGAACAGATTACTCTAAATCAGCATTAGTTGGAATACGTGCAGCAATATCCCGTCATCTCACATCTCCACCATACAACCGTAATGTTAATTTAATGAAAGATAATGCCTTCATGACATCAAATCACGTAATAACGGGAATGATAAAAACCCTAAAGAGAGCCGGCAAAGATGTTACGGTACACAAAAAACCTGTAGCTGAAGGAGACATACAGCGTTTATATTCAAGTGGGGTTTTCAACACAGATTCACCAGCAACACTACAAAACAAAGTATTCTGGGACTTAATGTTGAATTTTGGAAGACGAGGCCAGGAAGGGTTAAATAGTTTGACAAAGTCATCTTTTGGTAAGTTCAAGGATGACAGGGAccatacatattataaaatgacatacaatgAGGCAAATAAAACTCACCATGGCGTTGATTCCCATGAAAACCGTCAAGAGGTGCGTATGTATGAAAAATCAGGAGATGAAAACTGTCCAGTGGCAAGTTTTGATTTTTATGTATCTAAATTGAGTCCTAAATGTAATGCGCTGTTTCAACAGCCATTGCTTTATCCAAAACCAAATTGCTGGTATGCTAATCAAGCCATGGGAAAAAACAAATTGAGTCAAATGATGCCAAGGATTTCAAATGAAGCAGGCCTTTCCTACAGATACACCAACCATTGTATAAAAGCTACCGTTGGTACTGGGCTGAAACGCGCCGGGGTCGATGATTTAACTATCATGTCAGTTACGGGTCATAGAAACATTAAATCGTTAGAAAGTTATGTTGCTGGACCGTCAGATGCACAAAGGCGTGCCCTCTCATCAACTCTACAGGGTGTAGCTACCGCAAGTAACAGTAATGTATGGAACGccacgactgccttatgttaa